The genomic region GGCAGAGATGATAGAGACAGGCTGTTTTCGCTAACTTGCTGTAGTGTTGCTGCTTGGTCCCAGTCTCAGACTGACccagtttgatattttattgcCCGAAGTGCCAGATCAGCTGGGATGGTGACTGCAAAGACAGTAGTGACTTTTGTTTATGGggttcaaaagaaaacaaaatcaggagATTCTGCAAATCTCCCGAATCCCCAGTGGCCAACCCACCATTCTTCaggttaaattattttagtaccAAATAAAGTACCAATTATACTCGGTGTGCTAATTATAGATGTacaatttatatttgttttagtaTAAAATAACTTACCTAACCTAAAAAgcattgcaaatattttattcttattaggTGAATGTAGTTTGATGGATTAAAACTCAAAtgatttaagatgtttttctcATTCCTAATTAAACCTGTGAAACATGTCATCTCATCTCTATTATGGTCTTCTTAATAGTCCTCACTTCATACACAGATGGAGATAATGACATGATTAAAAACAGGGACTTTGAAACGTTtgaaataacatatttaaaatttgttattttattttacaatggtTATTACAAATGAAACTCTTTTCTTACAGATGAagtgaaaaatctttttcagcACAATTTATCAACTTTTGTTTAGAAGATCAAGCCTTTCATAAAGCTCTTATAAAAATCGTACAAAATTAGAGGATATAAAGACATGCTCATGGCAGCCAGGTTTTATAAttctaaaaaaacatgttgttaGCTATTGCGAATCCAGGCGAGCTTTACAAACAGAGGAGTAGTTGACTGTGCACACTTTATCGTTCCATCCCTTGGATGGGCCATAGTTGGTGTGCACACACGGCTCAGATCCTCCTCCATTGTTTGGTTCTCCTGCATTCCACAGCTTGAAGTTGAATCTGGACCCATCAGACCAGAAATATGTTCCATCCTTCTGAGCGTCAGAGAGTCCGATCCAGTTGGCTCCCTCAGCGTGATCAAAGTTTCTGATCAGCATTTTGACAAAGTTCTCTTCTTCCAGACTGTGGATGGACACCAGGTTGGCTCCTTGGTTCACACAGTGCTGCTCTGCATCAGCCCAGGTCATCAAGGTGGCGACGTACTTGTAGCAGCGGCCATTGAAGCTGAACCAGAACGGGGGACAGCCGCCCCGCTGGAGCTTCATCTCCTGTCTGTCTGAAGGAGCCACAGCAGCCAGAGAGAGACCAAACAAGAAGAACAGCAATATCATCTTGGAGTCTGAAGTTTATGATTCTGGGagatttcagagtttttatCAGAGTTTATCTGCAGGGATGAATCCTGAAGAGAGTTCTGGAGAGACTGgagttctgttttcttttatattccTCAGAAAGGGCGTCTATCATGTTCCTGTTAATGAGCTACTTtagtttttgctttgatttcccATAAACGCTGTCCCTTATAGGAACTCTATCTATTTTCTTAACACGGAATGATAATCAATGAATTTATTACGTTTATTTGCATAGTATGTTGAAGCAAcaatgcagttcaaagtgttttacatcatgaaaacacaagaataaaagGTCATAAAAATATAGTCACCAATTGAGAAATTATGTAACAAACATTTATGCAATGTACCACAAAGTTGCATAATGTAGCAAACAATATGCATTTATGCAATGTAACAAACATTGCATAATGTTACACAAACATAAAGTTACATTTGTGTCTTAGAGTCACTGAAGTACTTATTAACTGACcagaacatttagtttaatatttagaaattatgtCACCAGACAGAGAAGAAGTACAAAGTTATATGCAAGTCTGgtattttgaagaaataacTAAATAAGTATAAAATGAATTAAGGCAAAAGAAACCAATTATTTgaacatttgtaaaaagaaaaaaaaaattaattaaatgaaataaaaagataaatgaataaataaaaataaagtgtccCAGACGGTTATTGCTCTATTTTAATTTCCTGGTTCTGTTGCTGTAAATTATTACTGAGGCTGTCTGAAGTCTTTAAGTTAAAGATGCCACTGATATCAACACCAGCTGTGCTGGGAGTGTTAAAGGCTTGTTTCTTCTGTATCCTTCATACCACTTAGTAAGTCCATTAATATTCTGAGCACAAATACTCATAATTACACAACACCCATTTATGGGTCAAAAAGAGCACCAACTCACCTGTAGATGTCTCATAACCTAGACTGTATTAATTTTCAATGGAATTTTGAATGATGAAgctgcattttagaaaaaaaaaaaagacttcagcTGCCTAAAGTTTGAAAAAGACAAGGAGACGAGTTGCTTTGTGATTCActtcttttccattttacaaCTGATAAATAACATACCAAACATAGGCATATTTACACATAAACAATATTACAATTGTACAAAGCCTTTTCCTTAAACTCTTACACTGtgaattttgtgatttttttttttatcatgcaaACTGGTCTTGAAcaacagcttaaaaaaaaaaaacagaactgtacACTTCTATAACAGCGGctaataaaacactgaatacAGCCTCCTGTTGTATTGTTGTCCGTTCAACGTTTGACAGACTTATTGCACTtctgctgccctctagtggctaCATTACAGCACAAAACGTATTTGACCCCGGATGCTTCACACCTGCTCT from Xiphophorus couchianus chromosome 13, X_couchianus-1.0, whole genome shotgun sequence harbors:
- the LOC114156356 gene encoding ladderlectin-like; this translates as MILLFFLFGLSLAAVAPSDRQEMKLQRGGCPPFWFSFNGRCYKYVATLMTWADAEQHCVNQGANLVSIHSLEEENFVKMLIRNFDHAEGANWIGLSDAQKDGTYFWSDGSRFNFKLWNAGEPNNGGGSEPCVHTNYGPSKGWNDKVCTVNYSSVCKARLDSQ